The following are encoded in a window of uncultured Fretibacterium sp. genomic DNA:
- the mazG gene encoding nucleoside triphosphate pyrophosphohydrolase — protein MISSDENTRVGTGRMDCDGRDDCGDRRDKGHYFDEIVGLIERLRAPGGCPWDRKQTLEDLRTCITEEAYELAEAITERDMDKVREESGDLLLQVVFVASLAREHGDFDIRDVVRTICDKLIRRHPHVFGDVEAGDSDAVLRNWESIKLEERRARKEDLSVLAGVPAGLPPLLKAHRMQGKAAHVGFDWPRGDAAPLFAKLDEEAAELREAVGHGDAAAVEDELGDLLFMAVNLARHLGVNPDAALSRACAKFAGRFRRVEKQAAERGVRLEDCSPEELDALWERAKASLGVEKIYDDGGRR, from the coding sequence GGGCATTATTTCGACGAGATCGTCGGCCTGATCGAACGGCTGAGGGCCCCGGGAGGCTGTCCGTGGGACCGGAAGCAGACGCTGGAGGACCTGCGCACCTGCATTACGGAGGAGGCCTACGAGCTCGCGGAGGCCATCACGGAGCGGGACATGGACAAGGTCCGGGAGGAGTCCGGGGACCTCCTGCTGCAGGTCGTCTTCGTGGCCTCGCTGGCCCGGGAGCACGGGGACTTCGACATACGGGACGTCGTGCGCACGATCTGCGACAAGCTGATCCGGCGCCATCCTCACGTGTTCGGGGACGTCGAGGCCGGGGACAGCGATGCGGTCCTGAGGAATTGGGAGAGCATCAAGCTGGAGGAGCGCCGTGCCCGGAAGGAGGACCTGTCGGTCCTGGCCGGGGTGCCCGCCGGGCTGCCTCCGCTCCTCAAGGCCCACCGGATGCAGGGCAAGGCGGCGCACGTCGGGTTCGACTGGCCCAGGGGCGACGCCGCCCCGCTCTTCGCGAAGCTGGACGAGGAGGCCGCCGAGCTGCGGGAGGCCGTGGGGCACGGGGATGCCGCGGCCGTGGAGGACGAGCTGGGGGACCTGCTGTTCATGGCCGTCAACCTGGCGCGTCACCTGGGGGTGAACCCCGACGCGGCGCTCTCCCGGGCCTGCGCCAAGTTCGCCGGGCGCTTCCGCCGGGTCGAGAAGCAGGCCGCGGAGCGCGGCGTCCGCCTGGAGGACTGTTCCCCGGAGGAGCTCGACGCCCTGTGGGAACGGGCCAAGGCGAGCCTCGGCGTGGAAAAGATTTACGATGACGGAGGACGGAGATGA